The Sediminicola sp. YIK13 genomic sequence AAACGGCCATCGATATCAACTCTTGGAGTATCATTATCTCCTTTTACTACTTTATAAGGTACTCTTCCTGCCTCTTTACTAGATTCAGAAAATTTATTCCCCATAAATCTCTTGATAGAGTATATAGTTTTGGTTGGGTTGGTTACTGCCTGACGTTTTGCAGGGTCACCTACCTTAATCTCTCCGCCTTCTACAAAAGCTATAACGGATGGTGTTGTTCTTTTTCCTTCTGCATTTGGGATAACTACTGGCTCGTTACCTTCCATTACGGAAACGCAAGAGTTGGTTGTTCCCAAATCTATTCCGATAATCTTACTCATATTTATGTTTTTATTGTGTTGAAAATTCCTTTTATAATTCGTTACCTATAAGTCAATGATTATGCCATGAAAAGAAATATGACAAGGTGTCAGATTATCGGTATCTAAAATGACAATTCAGACCTTTGATAGCTTTAAATACAGAAACTTTCCTTGATATGACATATGAAAGTTTAAACCAAAGGTGCATGACACTTTAAATAACTATTAGCGTATTTGGCTGATTCCTCGTAACTTATAATACCCTCCAATATCATAATTGGAATTAACGTATTTCCCATTCATTTTTGTCTGAGAGAAACATATATTTGTTATCAACTTAATCGATTGCGTAAATGGAATGTATTAGCACCTTCGACATGCTCAAGATAGGTATTGGTCCGTCTAGCTCCCACACTCTTGGTCCTTGGCGGGCTGCAGAAAGATGGATCAAAGAATTGAAGGAAGATGGTTTATTTGATCAAGTTGCTTCCTTCAAGGTTCATATATATGGTTCTTTATCCTTAACAGGAAAAGGGCATGCCACAGATTTAGCTATTATGTTGGGATTAACCGGGGCCGACCCAGAGTATATTCCTATCGAAGATATCAGTAGTATCGTAGAGGAAATAAAATCTACGGGGATTTTGAATTTTAATAGTGAAAAAAAAATTCCTTTTGATGCAAAACAGGATATTGTTTTTGAAAAGCAGTTTTTACCTTTTCATGCCAATGGGATGTTATTTGTTGCCACATTAAAATCCGGAAAAAAAATTGAAGAAACCTTTTATTCCATAGGTGGAGGATTTGTGGTAAAGGAAGAAAGGGTAAACGCCATACAAAACCTAAAGGTATTCAAAACCTTCCCCTTTCCTATAACAAAGGGCACAGAACTTCTAGCCTATTGCAAACAGGAGAACAAATCCATTTCGGAATTGGTATTGGAAAATGAAAGGTCCTTGCGCACAGATCCTGAAATAGATAGGGAATTAGAGCGTATATGGGACACAATGCTAGAATGCATGTACATAGGTTGCCATACTGAAGGACATTTACCGGGTGGCTTAAATGTAAGACGCCGTGCATATGATATGTCCCAAAGTCTAAAAGGGGACATCCCCTATTCCAATCCTCAAGAATGGTTGGAAGCCATCCGGAAGACCGAAGTAAAATTTAGACAAATCCTCAAATGGGTAAGCTGTTTTGCGCTAAGTGTAAATGAGGTAAATGCCTCTTTAGGACGGGTAGTCACTGCACCAACCAATGGCAGTGCAGGTGTTATACCTGCCGTTCTAATGTACTACATGGTCATTGAAAACCACGATGCCACTTTTGAACATGTGAAAAAGTTTTTAATGATTGCAGGCGAAATAGGCAGTATTTTCAAAAAAGGTGCTACAATTTCAGCGGCCATGGGCGGCTGTCAAGCTGAAATTGGCGTTTCTTCGGCTATGGCTGCTGGGGCACTCACTGAATTGATGGGTGGTACCCCTGAACAAGCCTTAATGGCTGCAGAAATAGCCATGGAACACCATCTAGGCCTTACCTGTGATCCAATTGCGGGCTTGGTTCAAGTGCCTTGTATAGAAAGAAACTCTATGGGTGCCATAAAAGCAATTAATGCCGCTGAATTGGCGATGGACTCCAATCCCGAGAATGCAAAAGTTCCTTTGGACAAAGTGGTGAACACCATGTGGGAAACTGCCAAGGATATGAGTTCTAAATACAAGGAGACTTCGGAAGGCGGTTTAGCGGTTGGGGTTTATCTTAGCGATTGTTGATTTTTAATCACAACCTTGTTTGTGTCTTGTATCAATGATATATATAATTTTCCAAGAATCTAAATCCTTGAACAACTGAAATGAGTTCACCCCACAATGACTGAAGGTATCATTTAACCAAAATTCATAGGGGGTCCAGGCATGGGCCATAGCCCCATCTATTTGAATATTGAAGGATAACAGTTTTTCCTCAAACTTTGTGGTGGTAGGGATACCCATGATGTGACTCACAAAATCATTGTAATCTTCGGACTGTACAAAGGTACTATCCACTTTGTTGGCAATCGTCTGAATAATCACCTGATCTGAAACTACACTTTTCAGGAGCACAGAATCTTGTTGGTGAAACCCTTCAAAGAATGTTTCAATAGTTTGCTTAACGGCACTCTCCTCCGATGATTGGGCATTAGCATTTAAAACAAATAAACACAGGCAGAAACAGATTAAAATTCTCATTTTATGATTTTTAGAGTCCAATATCGAAAATAACTTAATTATTTTAAAGCCGAAACTAAGAATCCCTTAAAGTTTTTGAACAAAACTCCTTACTTTTATCGTCTTAAACCAATATTCATGTCAGTAGCCAAAAAAGAATACAAAAGGGTAACCGTTAAATCTTTGATAGAAATGAAGAGGAACGGGGAACGAATCTCCATGTTGACTGCCTATGACTTTTCCATGGCAAAAATTGTAGACGATGCCAATGTGGATGTTATTTTGGTTGGGGACTCGGCAAGTAATGTGATGGCCGGGCACGAAACTACACTACCTATTACCCTGGATCAAATGATCTACCATGCCTCATCTGTAATACGAGCGGTAAAAAGAGCACTAGTGGTAGTTGATATTCCGTTTGGTAGTTATCAAAGTGATCCTAAGGAGGCCTTGCGTTCCGCTATTCGTATAATGAAAGAGAGCGGAGCCCATGCGGTTAAGGTTGAGGGAGGTATAGAAATAAAGGAATCCGTAAAAAGGATTCTCAATGCAGGGATACCTGTAATGGGACATTTAGGGCTCACCCCACAGTCCATTTATAAGTTTGGGACCTACACCGTTAGAGCAAAGGAAGAAGAAGAGGCACAAAAACTACTGAGTGACGCTAAGCTTTTAGAAAAATTAGGTTGTTTTGCAATTGTGCTAGAAAAAATACCTGCAGATTTAGCCAAGAAAGTTGCCGATAGCATTAGCATCCCAGTAATAGGTATAGGCGCAGGCAATGGGGTGGACGGACAAGTATTGGTAGTACATGATCTTTTGGGAATTACCCAAGAGTTCAATCCCCGTTTCTTAAGGCGCTACATGAATTTATATGAAGAAATGGGAAATGCCATTTCTCAATATGTCACGGACGTAAAAAGCAGGGATTTTCCTAATGAAGAAGAACAGTATTAATTGATATTGGAGACTAAAATAATTTCTACGCCAAAAAACCTTCAAGTCCTTTACGAGGATAACCACCTTATTGCCATTAACAAAAGGCCTGGGGATATTGTCCAAGGAGATAAGACGGGCGATGCCCCATTAAGTGAGGTGGTCAAAGAATACCTTAGAAAAAAGTACAACAAGCCAGGAAATGTTTATTTAGGGGTTGCCCATAGGCTAGACCGGCCAACATCTGGGATTGTGGTCTTTGCAAAAACATCAAAAGCCTTACCGCGACTCAATAAATTATTTGCCGAGAAGGATGCCCAGAAAACCTATTGGGCCGTTGTTAAGAACGCCCCAGAAAAACCCTCTGCCACACTTATCCATTGGTTAAAAAGAAATACGAAACAAAATAAGTCCTACGCCCATAAACATGAGGTGCCAGACAGCAAAAAAGCTATCTTGGATTATAGAATGCTGAAACAGTTGGACAATTACTTTTTGTTGGAAATTGACCTAAAAACCGGAAGGCATCATCAGATCCGGGCCCAATTAAATGCCTTGGGATGCCCAATCAAGGGAGATTTAAAATATGGGTTTGATCGCAGCAATAAAGATGGCAGTATTCATTTGCACGCCAGAAACCTATCATTCATTCATCCGGTTAAAAAGGATATGCTCCATTTGGTTGCCCCTCCCCCTGACGAACCCATATGGAATGCTTGTCTTTAGTTATTCTATTTATAAGTCCTAACACTTTCGATGACAACAGACCCCAATATCAAAACCCCTCCAAAAATAGTCATCAATGATGGTATTTCGGCCAAGAAAATTGCGCCTAATATAATTCCATAAACCGGTTGGACACTACTGATAATACTTGCGGTTGTAATGGAAAAATATTTAAAACTGTTCAAGAACAAGGTATGTCCAATTGCCGTAGTTACCAAGGCAAGGATTAAAAGCCCTTTCCATTGGCTTAGCACTGCATCGGATTCCAGAAAGAAAAATACGGGAAATAACAAAGTACCTACAATCACCATTTGGTAACACATTAATGCTGATCCATTATAATGCTTTACCCTAGCCTTTAGTACAAGATTCCTCAACGCATAAAAAAGTGCAGATAAAACCCCTACTCCAACTGCAAGAGTATAAGAGTTGCCCATTTCAAATTTAGGGACCAAAAAATAGATGCCAGCCAATACCATGATGCCCAATAAAAGATGGATTTTTAAAAATTTGGTCTTGAGCAAAACAGGCTCCAGTAAAGACGTAATTACCGGATAGGTAAAAAGAGAAAGCATTCCTATGGCAACATTGGACAATTTTAATGCATAGAAATAGGTAATCCAATGTAAGCCCATAAATATGCCACTCATTAAGATGGGGAGATAGTCCTTTTTATCAATGCTTAAGGATATGCCTTTCCATTTGCAAAAAAGCCATAATAATATAAACGCCAAAATAGCCCTGGAAGCAATGGTGATTGGCACTGGCAATTGAATAAACCTACCCAAGGCACCAGATGTGCTCACAAAAAGCATGGCCAAATTAATTTCCAGCAAATTAGTTAGGTGTGTGTTCTTTGAAATCAACTTCATTTATCTAGTAAGCGTCAAAGCCTTTTCCCTGATTATTTGGGCTACTGGTCTATTTTGCAAATGACTTTCTAGCCAAGAAAGGATATCCAAATATAAAAATGCCCTTTTTTCATATGGATGATCTTCGTATTTCTTAAGCTCATTATAAAGTTTTTGGAATTCATCCTTTAACTCGTGCGGATAGATATTCCCCAAGTTTCTTAAAAACTTGATCATTTCCTTTTGTACCGCATGTAGATCGTTCATCTTCAACAAAAATTTATACGTACTCTTTAACTGTACCTCAAGATGGTAATCCATTCCTGCTTCATAATGGGCAACAAGACTGAGAACACGGGCGAAGCACATGAGATCTTCGCGCATCTTTAAGTTTTTGTTGTTGATGATTTTTTTTAGATATTGGATACAGGTTTTATTTTCACCCATGCTAAAATATAAGCAGGCAATCTTGTAGTAAAAGACCATGACGTGGTGCTCATCAATACGTTCTTTATGCTTATTGATGCCGTATTCAATTATTTTGACCAGATACAACCCTTTTTCGAAGGTCCCTTCCATAAAATGGAGGTTCAATTTATTGGAGTTGATGTATAGAAATGCCAAAGAAGAAATATTATCATTTTTCGGAAACTCTTCGCTATTGACCATGGCCTCCAATTTTTCCAAAGTTTCCTTAAACTGGGAACTGTATTTTACATAGAATAAGGATTCCAAAAGATAATGGTTCCCTTTTAAAAAGAAAACAGGGTTTAAGTAAATCATCTCCTTATTCTCATAAAAAAGGTCCACCCATTTGCTCGAATATTTATAGCAGGATAAAAAATCCTGAATTAAAAAACTATACCATAAATGGGCTTTGTAGAGCCAAAGTTTTTCCCTAAATCCCAAGTCCTCAATCTTGTATACGGGCAAATGGTCATCAAAATACTTCTTTACATTTTTTATTTCCTCATCACTTTTCACATATCCCACCTTGAGCATCATTCCGTACAATTGCAGGGATAAATTGGATAACTTGCTGGTAATTACATTTTGCTCAGAAAGTCTTTTCGCTTGCATTGCCAATTCATCAGCCCTATCTGGAATACTTCTGGTGATGTATTGTGTTTCTATTATTTTTTCAAGTTCTACAATCTCGTAGGCTATATTTTTTTCTTCATTGTCAATAGCTGTGCTTTTAGCCTTATCCAGAATTTTTAAGCTTTGTTTATACAGGCCTTTTTGATACAAGATAGTGGCAAAATCGAGCTGCTCTCTTATCTGGACACGTATATTTTGATTGACTGGATTTAATCGTAGACTAACCAATATTTGTTTGTAGAGATGCGCTTTAAGATTGGACAACTGGGTTTTTTTAACAATTCCACTATCCAATATGGCCTTTTCATCATAATCTTTCATCTTATCCAATAGGTTGAACAAGGCTAAAAACTTAGCGTCGGTATTGACTCCCAATCTACCAACATAGAGCTTAAATTGACGCTTTTCTGACTTAGAAAGTGATTTCACCAACACGAACAAAGCATCTTTATGTGCAGTTGTCATCGTAATAATTATTATTTAATTAACTGTATATCAGGGTTTTAAATATAACAAAAAGTAACTTAACGTTGTAAATGTTTATTTAGGCGCCAAACAGTTGGTTAAGGTAGCTATATATTCGTATAGCTTACCTAAATTACACAAATATAATGAGCAAAGATAAAGTACAAATTTTTGATACGACACTGAGAGATGGGGAACAGGTCCCAGGATGCAAATTGGATACGAAACAAAAACTTGTTATCGCTGAACGCTTAGATGAATTGGGCGTTGACGTAATCGAAGCAGGATTTCCTATTTCCAGTCCAGGCGATTTCAATTCGGTAAGTGAAATTGCAAAATTAGTACAAAATGCCACAGTTTGTGGATTGACAAGGGCTGTAAAAAAAGATATTGAAGTTGCTGCCGAAGCACTTAAATACGCCAAGAGACCTAGGATTCATACGGGGATAGGTACTTCTGACTCACACATTAAATATAAATTTAATTCTAATAGGGAGGCCATTATTGAACGTGCGGTAGATGCCGTGAAATATGCCAAAACCTTTGTTGAAGACATAGAATTTTATGCTGAGGACGCGGGCCGTACCGATAATGACTTTTTAGCGAGGATTTGCGAAGAAGTTATCAAGGCTGGAGCAACGGTTCTTAATATTCCAGATACAACGGGCTATTGTCTTCCTGAAGAATATGGTGCAAAAATTAAGTATCTTAGGGATAACGTTACAGGCATACACAAAGCAATCTTATCTTGTCACTGCCATAACGACCTTGGGTTGGCAACAGCTAATTCTATTGCAGGGGTGATCAATGGTGCTAGACAAATTGAATGTACCATAAATGGCGTAGGTGAAAGAGCTGGCAATACTTCCTTGGAGGAAGTAGTCATGATTTTAAGGCAACATCCTTACTTGAATTTGGACACAAATATCAATAGTAAATTGTTATATGACACCAGTTTGATGGTTTCTCAAAAAATGGGGATGCCGGTTCAGCCCAATAAAGCGATTGTTGGTTCTAATGCATTTGCTCATAGTTCAGGAATTCATCAAGATGGTGTAATTAAAAATAGGGAGACTTATGAAATAATGGATCCTGAAGATGTGGGCGTAACCGAATCATCTATTGTGCTCACTGCGAGAAGTGGAAGAGCTGCATTGGCATACCGTTCAAAAAAGATTGGCTATGAACTTACAAAAGTACAGCTCGATGTCATTTATGAGGCCTTCCTAAAATACGCTGATCGCAAAAAAGAAATCATGGACGAGGATATCCATGAAATTATCGAAACTAGTTCGATTAATATAGAAAAGGTAGCTTAATGAACCTAAATATAACACTACTACCAGGAGATGGTATTGGACCGGAAGTATTGGCACAGGCAGTGAAATGTCTTCAGGCCGTAGAAGAAACTTTTGGTCATAATTTCACATACACTGAAGCTTCCATTGGAGCGGTGGCAATGGATCAGACAGGAAATCCCCTACCTGAAGAAACATTGGAAATTTGCAAGAGTTCCGATGCAATTCTTTTCGGTACCATTGGGACCTTAAAATACGACGACAATCCAAATGCTAAAGTGCGACCTGAGCAAGGATTGTTGCAACTGAGAATGGAGTTGAATCTTTTTTCCAGCATAAGACCGGTAAAAATATTCCCTACCCTTCTTGAAAAATCCCCTCTAAAAAAGGAAATTATTCTTGGGACAGATTTTGTCATCTACCGCGAACTTACAGGGGGCATCTACTTCGGTGAAAAAAAATTAAGTGCTGACGGCACAGTAGCCTCAGATCTTTGTCAATATTCAGAAAAAGAAATAAGCCGAATAGCCCATTTGGCGTTTAAGGCTGCTAAAAATAGAAAGAAAAAATTGACGGTGGTGGACAAGGCAAACGTCTTGGAAACTTCAAGACTATGGCGAAAAGTAGTTTCTAAAATAGGGGAAAGTTACCCTGAGGTTACCCTGGATTATCTGTTGGCCGATAATGCAGCGATGCAAATTATGCTAAATCCAAAACAGTTTGATGTTATATTGACCGATAACCTTTTTGGAGATATTCTATCCGACCAAAGCAGTGCCATTTGCGGATCTAAAGGGCTGTTACCATCGGCTTCTATAGGAAACGACTATGCAATGTTTGAGCCATTTCATGGATCGTATACACAAGTGCAAGGAAAAAATATTGCCAACCCTATTGCTTCAATTCTATCAGCAGCAATGCTATTGAACCATTTTGGTCTAAATGAAGAAGCACAGGCCATTATTGTTGCCGTGGATAAGGCCTTGAGAAAAAACATTTCCACCAAGGATATAAATCCAACCAGTACCTATGGTACAAGTCAGGTAGGTGATTTTATTTCCCAAAATATCATTGATTCGGAAGAAGATCTCAATTTCAACTATGAAAATATTGGTCTTGGAAAGTCAACCATCATATAAATTAGGTAGGAGAATTCAATAAAAAAGCCTTTTCAATTTTGAAAAGGCTTTTTTTTATTCCTCCATGAGACTTCCAACAAATTCTCGGAAATCATTGTCAAATTTATCGTACTTTTCTCCTGTTGCAGGGCCATTAAACCCTGTACTTATCTTTCTTACCGCTCCCGTTTTATCCAAAAAGATCGTTGTAGGATAGGATAGGATGTGATTTAACATAGGTAGTTTCTCTTGGGCCAAATCCTTGTCCGATGACCCGTATTGAGCCAGGAGGATGGGATAGGTTATTCCTATTCGTTCTTTCAATCTGTTAATTGCCTTAAATGCAGCTTCTTGTGTTTTTGCATATTCAAAGGAGAGTGCCACTACTTGCAAGTCCTCTTTTTCCTGTTCCTTTAAGTAATTTACCAGGTATTTTGTTTCGTCCAAACAATTCGGACACCACGTCCCCATGATCTGCACAATCACAACTTTATCTTTGAACAAATTATCATCCAAAGAAACTAGGTTTCCACTGGAATCTGGAAACGCAAAAGAAAGCTTTTCAAATCCTTCTTTTATAAAGGTCAAGGAATCCTCATCTGGTAATTCATAAGCGTCATTTCTATGCGCTACAAAAGGCTCCTTAAAATGCTTTCCGGAATAAAAGGTGCCATTAAGGGTACTATCTGTAACCTTGGCCTTAAATAAAAATACATGGGCACCATCAAAGGTTGATAATTTTAGAGAATCCCCATCCACAACCCCTTCCAAAAAACGGTAATCTCCAGTGGTAGTCCTAAACGTGCCTACTACCCTATCATCCTTTTGGGTGAACATGCCTTTACCCATATAACTATCAGCTGTATTTGGACTAAACTCTGTTTCCCAAATACCACTTACATTTTGTGCTGAAGATGCATTAACATCAAATCTTTTCTCAATGCCATAGGTGGCCTTGAACGAAACACTGCGATCCATGCTTTCCTGTATAAAGTCGCCAACAATTTCAGAATCTGAAAACACGCCACTGATATAACCTTCAAAAGCAGGCATCTTTATCATTATAGAATCCTTATTCGTACTAATTTCATCTATGTACAAAATTTCATCCGCGTTATATGATTCCATCACGTAGTTCCCTTCGGCTGTCTTACTAATATTAAAATTAAATGGAAGTGTTTGATTGTCCATCAATTTCATTTCCCCCAACCAAATACCTTCTTTTAGGGAGGGAGTTTCTGCTTCTTTGCAAGAGGTAAGCAATAAAAATATCGCAAATAGAAAAGTTATCTTTCTCATAAGTGTAAGCTATTGTTTGAATGTCGAATTAAGGCAAATATACTTACAATAAAAAATAAAAGGATTTCAATTGAATACCTATTGAATGTCTTCCTGCATTGTTTTATCTTTGGGCACTTAAATAATCAGTATTAAATGGGGTTCTAGAAGAGATAAAAGCTCCAATAATGCTATAATCAAAAGTTTATATAGCTGATTATTCCAAAACCAAGATTAGAATCCCCTGTTTGATCAAGTGGATATAGCGATGGCGGTTCAACTGGATCACAGACAAAATAAAATATAGTATCAATGAAAATATCTTACAACTGGTTAAAGCAGTTCATTAAAATTGATTGGGATTCCCAAAAGACAGGAGAACTTTTAACCGATTTAGGATTGGAAGTAGAGGGGATTACAGCTTTTGAATCGGTCAAAGGTGGCCTAAAGGGAATTGTCGTTGGAGAGGTTCTCACATGTGTAAAACATCCCAATGCAGATAAGTTAAAATTGACCACCGTGAACATTGGTACCGAAACGCCGTTACAAATTGTTTGTGGTGCACCCAATGTGGCTGCTGGTCAAAAGGTGCCTGTTGCCACTATTGGCACTACCCTCTACACGCAAGAAGGTGAGGCCTGGACCATAAAAAAAGGGAAGATTCGCGGAGAGGAAAGCCATGGTATGATCTGTGCGGAAGATGAACTTGGGTTGGGCAAGGGTCATGATGGTATTATGGTCTTGGACAATAGCTTAGTTCCTGGTACTCCCTGTGCAAAGGTTTTTAAAATTGAGCACGATGAAGTATTCGAGATTGGCCTTACACCAAACCGTGCTGATGCTATGAGCCATTTTGGGGTAGCCAGAGACCTTAAAGCCGGCTTAAAGCAAAGAGATATTCAGAAAGAATTGATAACCCCTTCCGTCAGTAATTTTACTGTAGAGAATAGGTCCCTTAAAATTGATGTGGCCGTAGAAAAAAGTGAACTTGCTCCCAGATATTGTGGATTGACAATAAGTAACCTAATTGTACAACCTTCGCCAGACTGGTTGAAAAACAGGCTAAAAGCCATAGGAATTACCCCAAAGAACAACATTGTGGATGCCACTAACTATGTGTTGCACGAATTGGGACAACCGTTACATGCCTTTGATGCCGCAAAAATTAAAGGGCAAAAAATAATCGTAAAAACCCTTCCTAAAGGATCCAAGTTCACCACATTGGATGGGCTTGAAAGAGAACTGCACGAAGAAGACCTAATGATCTGTGACGCGGAAAAACCTTTGTGCATAGCAGGTGTTTTCGGGGGAGAGAACTCAGGAGTTACAGAATATACCACTTCCATTTTCTTGGAAAGTGCTTATTTCAATCCAGTTTCAGTACGAAAAACGGCAAAAAGACATGCTTTAAGTACAGATGCCTCCTTTAGATTTGAAAGGGGAATAGATATCAACAACGTGGAATACAGCCTCATGCGTGCTGCATTATTGATCAAGGAAATTGCCGGAGGAGACATTACTTCCGATGTGGCCGACTTCTATCCTAAAAAGAAAGACGATTACCAGGTGTTTTTGACCTACGATAAGATCAACAAGCTTATAGGTCAAGAAATTCCGGAAGACACC encodes the following:
- a CDS encoding nuclear transport factor 2 family protein — protein: MRILICFCLCLFVLNANAQSSEESAVKQTIETFFEGFHQQDSVLLKSVVSDQVIIQTIANKVDSTFVQSEDYNDFVSHIMGIPTTTKFEEKLLSFNIQIDGAMAHAWTPYEFWLNDTFSHCGVNSFQLFKDLDSWKIIYIIDTRHKQGCD
- a CDS encoding peroxiredoxin family protein; this encodes MRKITFLFAIFLLLTSCKEAETPSLKEGIWLGEMKLMDNQTLPFNFNISKTAEGNYVMESYNADEILYIDEISTNKDSIMIKMPAFEGYISGVFSDSEIVGDFIQESMDRSVSFKATYGIEKRFDVNASSAQNVSGIWETEFSPNTADSYMGKGMFTQKDDRVVGTFRTTTGDYRFLEGVVDGDSLKLSTFDGAHVFLFKAKVTDSTLNGTFYSGKHFKEPFVAHRNDAYELPDEDSLTFIKEGFEKLSFAFPDSSGNLVSLDDNLFKDKVVIVQIMGTWCPNCLDETKYLVNYLKEQEKEDLQVVALSFEYAKTQEAAFKAINRLKERIGITYPILLAQYGSSDKDLAQEKLPMLNHILSYPTTIFLDKTGAVRKISTGFNGPATGEKYDKFDNDFREFVGSLMEE
- the panB gene encoding 3-methyl-2-oxobutanoate hydroxymethyltransferase; protein product: MSVAKKEYKRVTVKSLIEMKRNGERISMLTAYDFSMAKIVDDANVDVILVGDSASNVMAGHETTLPITLDQMIYHASSVIRAVKRALVVVDIPFGSYQSDPKEALRSAIRIMKESGAHAVKVEGGIEIKESVKRILNAGIPVMGHLGLTPQSIYKFGTYTVRAKEEEEAQKLLSDAKLLEKLGCFAIVLEKIPADLAKKVADSISIPVIGIGAGNGVDGQVLVVHDLLGITQEFNPRFLRRYMNLYEEMGNAISQYVTDVKSRDFPNEEEQY
- a CDS encoding DMT family transporter, whose amino-acid sequence is MKLISKNTHLTNLLEINLAMLFVSTSGALGRFIQLPVPITIASRAILAFILLWLFCKWKGISLSIDKKDYLPILMSGIFMGLHWITYFYALKLSNVAIGMLSLFTYPVITSLLEPVLLKTKFLKIHLLLGIMVLAGIYFLVPKFEMGNSYTLAVGVGVLSALFYALRNLVLKARVKHYNGSALMCYQMVIVGTLLFPVFFFLESDAVLSQWKGLLILALVTTAIGHTLFLNSFKYFSITTASIISSVQPVYGIILGAIFLAEIPSLMTIFGGVLILGSVVIESVRTYK
- the leuB gene encoding 3-isopropylmalate dehydrogenase codes for the protein MNLNITLLPGDGIGPEVLAQAVKCLQAVEETFGHNFTYTEASIGAVAMDQTGNPLPEETLEICKSSDAILFGTIGTLKYDDNPNAKVRPEQGLLQLRMELNLFSSIRPVKIFPTLLEKSPLKKEIILGTDFVIYRELTGGIYFGEKKLSADGTVASDLCQYSEKEISRIAHLAFKAAKNRKKKLTVVDKANVLETSRLWRKVVSKIGESYPEVTLDYLLADNAAMQIMLNPKQFDVILTDNLFGDILSDQSSAICGSKGLLPSASIGNDYAMFEPFHGSYTQVQGKNIANPIASILSAAMLLNHFGLNEEAQAIIVAVDKALRKNISTKDINPTSTYGTSQVGDFISQNIIDSEEDLNFNYENIGLGKSTII
- a CDS encoding L-serine ammonia-lyase, producing the protein MECISTFDMLKIGIGPSSSHTLGPWRAAERWIKELKEDGLFDQVASFKVHIYGSLSLTGKGHATDLAIMLGLTGADPEYIPIEDISSIVEEIKSTGILNFNSEKKIPFDAKQDIVFEKQFLPFHANGMLFVATLKSGKKIEETFYSIGGGFVVKEERVNAIQNLKVFKTFPFPITKGTELLAYCKQENKSISELVLENERSLRTDPEIDRELERIWDTMLECMYIGCHTEGHLPGGLNVRRRAYDMSQSLKGDIPYSNPQEWLEAIRKTEVKFRQILKWVSCFALSVNEVNASLGRVVTAPTNGSAGVIPAVLMYYMVIENHDATFEHVKKFLMIAGEIGSIFKKGATISAAMGGCQAEIGVSSAMAAGALTELMGGTPEQALMAAEIAMEHHLGLTCDPIAGLVQVPCIERNSMGAIKAINAAELAMDSNPENAKVPLDKVVNTMWETAKDMSSKYKETSEGGLAVGVYLSDC
- a CDS encoding RluA family pseudouridine synthase; translated protein: METKIISTPKNLQVLYEDNHLIAINKRPGDIVQGDKTGDAPLSEVVKEYLRKKYNKPGNVYLGVAHRLDRPTSGIVVFAKTSKALPRLNKLFAEKDAQKTYWAVVKNAPEKPSATLIHWLKRNTKQNKSYAHKHEVPDSKKAILDYRMLKQLDNYFLLEIDLKTGRHHQIRAQLNALGCPIKGDLKYGFDRSNKDGSIHLHARNLSFIHPVKKDMLHLVAPPPDEPIWNACL
- the pheT gene encoding phenylalanine--tRNA ligase subunit beta; the encoded protein is MKISYNWLKQFIKIDWDSQKTGELLTDLGLEVEGITAFESVKGGLKGIVVGEVLTCVKHPNADKLKLTTVNIGTETPLQIVCGAPNVAAGQKVPVATIGTTLYTQEGEAWTIKKGKIRGEESHGMICAEDELGLGKGHDGIMVLDNSLVPGTPCAKVFKIEHDEVFEIGLTPNRADAMSHFGVARDLKAGLKQRDIQKELITPSVSNFTVENRSLKIDVAVEKSELAPRYCGLTISNLIVQPSPDWLKNRLKAIGITPKNNIVDATNYVLHELGQPLHAFDAAKIKGQKIIVKTLPKGSKFTTLDGLERELHEEDLMICDAEKPLCIAGVFGGENSGVTEYTTSIFLESAYFNPVSVRKTAKRHALSTDASFRFERGIDINNVEYSLMRAALLIKEIAGGDITSDVADFYPKKKDDYQVFLTYDKINKLIGQEIPEDTIKSIMASLDIKVKNVSESGMGLAIPFYRVDVQREVDVIEEILRVFGYNNINSKEKLNASIASTSKFEDYKLQNLIGDQLSSQGFYEILANSLTTPDYIALSSDHEKEEAVKIMNPLSTDLSIMRMSMLFPGLEAISYNSNRKKQHIKFFEFGKTYHQKQTERIENKHLSLLLTGNKTEENWSLPTQPCNFYFLKATVENILHRLGISDTNSLPTQSDVFSEGLSLNAQENVLVNFGVVKKSITKHFDIKQEVLYADFEWSTILKLVPSKSIQFKDIPKYPEVKRDFALLLDNKVSFKEVHDLAFETEKKLLKNINLFDVYTGKNLPEGKKSYAVSFTIQDTKNTLTDKQIDKIMSKLQTNYEKKLGAELR
- a CDS encoding 2-isopropylmalate synthase; this translates as MSKDKVQIFDTTLRDGEQVPGCKLDTKQKLVIAERLDELGVDVIEAGFPISSPGDFNSVSEIAKLVQNATVCGLTRAVKKDIEVAAEALKYAKRPRIHTGIGTSDSHIKYKFNSNREAIIERAVDAVKYAKTFVEDIEFYAEDAGRTDNDFLARICEEVIKAGATVLNIPDTTGYCLPEEYGAKIKYLRDNVTGIHKAILSCHCHNDLGLATANSIAGVINGARQIECTINGVGERAGNTSLEEVVMILRQHPYLNLDTNINSKLLYDTSLMVSQKMGMPVQPNKAIVGSNAFAHSSGIHQDGVIKNRETYEIMDPEDVGVTESSIVLTARSGRAALAYRSKKIGYELTKVQLDVIYEAFLKYADRKKEIMDEDIHEIIETSSINIEKVA